A single region of the Mycobacterium avium subsp. avium genome encodes:
- a CDS encoding phage holin family protein: MLIIALVLALIGLVALVFAVVTSNELVAWVCIAASVVGVVLLILDALRERQQRDLGGDEAHEDADEDADEAGADEDDFVDYPEDAPTESTADATESTEATEPSDQSDQSGQAGRSEESAVPADGRGDESTH, translated from the coding sequence ATGCTCATCATTGCGCTGGTATTGGCCCTGATCGGGCTCGTCGCGTTGGTGTTCGCGGTCGTCACCAGCAACGAGCTGGTCGCCTGGGTGTGCATCGCCGCCAGCGTGGTGGGCGTGGTGCTGTTGATCCTCGACGCGCTGCGGGAGCGCCAGCAGCGCGACCTGGGCGGTGACGAGGCCCACGAGGACGCTGACGAGGACGCGGACGAGGCGGGCGCCGACGAGGACGACTTCGTCGACTATCCCGAGGACGCCCCCACCGAAAGCACTGCCGACGCCACCGAAAGCACCGAAGCCACCGAGCCGTCCGACCAGTCGGATCAGTCAGGGCAGGCCGGGCGGTCCGAGGAATCCGCCGTCCCGGCCGACGGCCGCGGCGATGAGTCCACGCACTGA
- the wag31 gene encoding DivIVA-like cell division protein Wag31, with the protein MPLTPADVHNVAFSKPPIGKRGYNEDEVDAFLDLVEAELTRLIEENSDLRQRIEELDQELAAGGGAAAPAAAAPTQAIPVAEPEPVKAAPAAAVSNEEQAIKAARVLSLAQDTADRLTSTAQAESEKMLADARANADQILSEARSTAETTVAEARQRADAMLADAQARSEAQLRQAQEKADALQADAERKHSEIMGTINQQRTVLEGRLEQLRTFEREYRTRLKTYLESQLEELGQRGSAAPVDSSADAGGFDQFNRGNN; encoded by the coding sequence ATGCCGCTTACACCAGCCGACGTCCACAATGTGGCGTTCAGTAAGCCACCGATCGGCAAGCGGGGCTACAACGAAGACGAGGTGGATGCCTTCCTCGATCTGGTGGAAGCCGAGCTGACGCGACTCATCGAAGAGAACAGCGACCTGCGGCAACGGATCGAAGAGCTGGACCAGGAGCTCGCCGCCGGTGGCGGTGCCGCCGCGCCGGCCGCCGCCGCGCCCACTCAGGCCATTCCTGTCGCCGAGCCCGAGCCGGTCAAGGCCGCGCCGGCCGCCGCCGTCAGCAACGAGGAGCAGGCCATCAAGGCCGCGCGGGTGCTGAGCCTGGCCCAGGACACCGCCGACCGGCTGACCAGCACGGCGCAGGCCGAGTCGGAGAAGATGCTGGCCGATGCGCGGGCCAACGCCGACCAGATCCTCAGCGAGGCCCGCAGCACCGCCGAGACCACGGTCGCCGAGGCCCGGCAGCGCGCCGACGCGATGCTGGCCGACGCGCAGGCCCGCTCGGAGGCCCAGTTGCGTCAGGCCCAGGAGAAGGCCGACGCCCTGCAGGCCGACGCCGAACGCAAGCATTCCGAGATCATGGGCACCATCAACCAGCAGCGCACGGTGCTGGAAGGCCGCCTCGAGCAGCTGCGCACCTTCGAACGCGAATACCGCACCCGGCTCAAGACCTACCTGGAGTCCCAGCTCGAGGAGCTCGGCCAGCGCGGCTCGGCCGCGCCGGTGGATTCCAGCGCCGATGCGGGCGGGTTCGACCAGTTCAACCGGGGCAACAACTAG
- a CDS encoding YggT family protein has protein sequence MVLFFQILGFALFIFWLLLIARVVVEFIRSFSRDWHPTGITVVVLEIIMSITDPPVKLLRRLIPQLTIGAVRFDLSIMVLLLVAFIGMQLAFGAAA, from the coding sequence TTGGTGTTGTTCTTTCAGATCCTCGGGTTTGCGCTGTTCATCTTCTGGCTGCTGCTCATCGCCCGGGTCGTCGTCGAATTCATCCGCTCGTTCAGCCGGGACTGGCATCCCACCGGGATCACCGTGGTGGTGCTGGAGATCATCATGTCGATCACCGATCCGCCGGTGAAGCTGCTGCGCCGGCTGATCCCGCAACTGACCATCGGAGCGGTTCGCTTCGACCTGTCGATCATGGTGCTGCTGCTGGTCGCGTTCATCGGGATGCAGTTGGCGTTCGGCGCGGCGGCCTGA
- a CDS encoding cell division protein SepF, which yields MSTLHKVKAYFGMAPMDDYEDEYYDDRAPSRGFPRPRFDDGYGRYDGDDYDDPRREPADYPPPAGYRGGYAEESRYGAVHPREFERPEMGRPRFGSWLRNSTRGALAMDPRRMAMMFEEGHPLSKITTLRPKDYSEARTIGERFRDGTPVIMDLVSMDNADAKRLVDFAAGLAFALRGSFDKVATKVFLLSPADVDVSPEERRRIAETGFYAYQ from the coding sequence ATGAGCACACTGCACAAAGTCAAGGCGTATTTCGGGATGGCCCCAATGGACGACTACGAAGACGAGTACTACGACGACCGCGCGCCGTCCCGCGGTTTCCCGCGGCCGCGATTCGACGACGGGTACGGCCGCTACGACGGTGACGACTACGACGACCCGCGCCGCGAGCCGGCCGACTACCCACCGCCCGCCGGCTACCGCGGCGGCTACGCCGAGGAGTCGCGCTACGGCGCCGTCCACCCGCGCGAGTTCGAGCGCCCCGAGATGGGCCGGCCGCGGTTCGGGTCCTGGCTGCGCAACTCCACCCGCGGCGCGCTGGCGATGGACCCGCGCCGGATGGCGATGATGTTCGAAGAGGGCCACCCGCTGTCGAAGATCACCACGCTGCGGCCCAAGGACTACAGCGAGGCCCGCACCATCGGCGAGCGGTTCCGCGACGGCACCCCGGTCATCATGGACCTGGTCTCGATGGACAACGCCGACGCCAAGCGGCTCGTCGACTTCGCGGCCGGGCTGGCGTTCGCGCTGCGCGGCTCCTTCGACAAGGTCGCCACCAAGGTGTTCCTGCTCTCACCCGCCGACGTCGACGTGTCGCCGGAGGAGCGCCGCCGGATCGCCGAAACCGGTTTCTACGCATACCAATAA
- a CDS encoding YggS family pyridoxal phosphate-dependent enzyme encodes MTAGTPAPDSAGDRETELTHALAAVRSRLAAAAEAAGRNVAEIEVLPVTKFFPATDVVTLSRLGCRAVGESRDQEATAKVAEVTRLLATSARTNVAIPRWHMVGHIQRNKARSVARWAHTAHSVDSTHLVSALDRGVAAALADGGRTDPMRVYVQVSLDGDESRGGVDISRPGAVDEVCAQVAAANNLDLVGLMAIPPLNSDPDEAFDRLQSEHRRVLETHRNAVGLSAGMSDDFEIAVKHGSTCVRVGTALLGRRPLPSP; translated from the coding sequence ATGACGGCAGGGACACCGGCCCCGGACAGCGCCGGCGACCGCGAAACGGAATTGACGCACGCCCTGGCGGCGGTGCGCTCGCGGCTGGCGGCGGCCGCCGAGGCGGCGGGCCGCAATGTCGCGGAAATCGAAGTGCTGCCGGTCACCAAATTCTTCCCGGCGACCGATGTCGTGACGTTGTCCCGATTGGGTTGTCGCGCCGTCGGCGAATCACGCGACCAGGAAGCGACGGCGAAGGTGGCCGAAGTCACGCGCCTGTTGGCGACGTCCGCGCGGACGAACGTGGCGATTCCGCGCTGGCACATGGTGGGCCACATCCAGCGGAACAAGGCCCGGTCGGTGGCCCGCTGGGCGCACACCGCGCACTCGGTCGACAGCACCCACCTGGTGTCCGCGCTCGACCGGGGAGTGGCGGCGGCCCTGGCCGACGGCGGCCGCACCGACCCGATGCGGGTGTACGTCCAGGTCAGTCTCGACGGCGACGAGTCGCGCGGCGGCGTGGACATCTCCCGGCCCGGCGCCGTCGACGAGGTGTGCGCGCAGGTCGCGGCGGCGAACAACCTGGACCTGGTCGGCTTGATGGCCATCCCGCCGCTGAACTCCGATCCCGACGAGGCGTTTGACCGGCTGCAATCCGAGCATCGGCGGGTGCTCGAGACGCATCGCAACGCGGTGGGGCTGTCCGCCGGCATGTCCGACGACTTCGAAATTGCCGTCAAACACGGTTCGACATGTGTGCGTGTCGGTACCGCGCTATTGGGCCGTCGCCCGTTACCGTCACCGTAA
- the pgeF gene encoding peptidoglycan editing factor PgeF: MSVRIRRVTTTRAGGVSKPPFDSFNLGDHVGDDPAAVAANRARLAAALGLKPDRVVWMNQVHGDRVEVVHGPRDGAVDATDALVTGTARLALAVVTADCVPVLLADARAGVAAAVHAGRVGAQRGVVVRTVEAMRALGAQPADMSALLGPAVSGANYEVPAAMADEVEAALPGSRTTTAAGTPGLDLRAGIACQLRELGVTAIDIDPRCTVADPALFSHRRDAPTGRLASLIWME; the protein is encoded by the coding sequence GTGAGCGTTCGCATCCGCCGGGTGACGACCACCCGCGCCGGTGGTGTCTCCAAGCCCCCGTTCGACAGTTTCAACCTGGGCGACCACGTCGGCGACGACCCGGCGGCGGTAGCCGCCAACCGGGCCCGGCTGGCGGCCGCCCTCGGGCTCAAGCCCGACCGCGTGGTGTGGATGAACCAGGTGCACGGCGACCGGGTCGAGGTGGTCCACGGGCCCCGCGACGGCGCGGTGGACGCGACCGACGCGCTGGTCACCGGCACCGCGCGGCTGGCGCTGGCCGTGGTGACCGCCGACTGCGTTCCGGTGCTGCTGGCCGACGCCCGCGCCGGGGTGGCCGCGGCCGTGCACGCCGGTCGGGTCGGGGCCCAGCGCGGCGTGGTGGTGCGCACGGTGGAGGCGATGCGGGCGCTGGGCGCGCAACCCGCCGACATGTCGGCCCTGCTCGGCCCGGCGGTCAGCGGCGCCAACTACGAAGTGCCGGCGGCAATGGCCGACGAGGTCGAGGCGGCGCTGCCGGGCAGCCGCACCACCACCGCGGCCGGAACGCCCGGACTGGATCTGCGGGCCGGAATCGCTTGCCAGCTAAGGGAATTGGGTGTCACCGCAATCGACATCGATCCGCGGTGCACGGTGGCGGACCCGGCATTGTTCAGTCATCGCCGCGACGCGCCGACCGGACGGTTGGCCTCCCTGATCTGGATGGAGTGA
- the ftsZ gene encoding cell division protein FtsZ has product MTPPHNYLAVIKVVGIGGGGVNAVNRMIEQGLKGVEFIAINTDAQALLMSDADVKLDVGRDSTRGLGAGADPEVGRKAAEDAKDEIEELLRGADMVFVTAGEGGGTGTGGAPVVASIARKLGALTVGVVTRPFSFEGKRRSNQAEAGINALRESCDTLIVIPNDRLLQMGDAAVSLMDAFRSADEVLLNGVQGITDLITTPGLINVDFADVKGIMSGAGTALMGIGSARGEGRSLKAAEIAINSPLLEASMEGAQGVLMSIAGGSDLGLFEINEAASLVQDAAHQDANIIFGTVIDDSLGDEVRVTVIAAGFDAAGPGRKPVIGGSADKGEKTGGAHRIESAKAGKLTSTLFEPVDAVSVPIHTNGSTLNIGGEDDDVDVPPFMRR; this is encoded by the coding sequence ATGACCCCCCCGCACAACTACCTGGCCGTCATCAAGGTCGTGGGTATCGGTGGCGGCGGCGTCAACGCCGTCAACCGGATGATCGAACAGGGACTCAAGGGCGTGGAGTTCATCGCGATCAACACCGACGCGCAAGCGCTGTTGATGAGCGATGCCGACGTCAAACTCGACGTCGGGCGCGACTCCACCCGTGGACTGGGCGCCGGCGCGGACCCCGAGGTCGGCCGCAAGGCCGCCGAGGACGCCAAGGACGAGATCGAGGAGCTGCTGCGCGGCGCCGACATGGTGTTCGTCACCGCCGGCGAGGGCGGCGGCACCGGGACCGGCGGGGCGCCCGTCGTCGCCAGCATCGCGCGCAAGCTCGGCGCTTTGACCGTGGGCGTGGTCACCCGGCCGTTCTCGTTCGAGGGCAAGCGGCGCAGCAACCAGGCCGAGGCGGGCATCAACGCGCTGCGGGAGAGCTGCGACACCCTGATCGTCATCCCCAACGACCGGCTGCTGCAGATGGGCGACGCGGCCGTGTCACTGATGGACGCCTTCCGCAGCGCCGACGAGGTGCTGCTCAACGGTGTGCAGGGCATCACCGACCTGATCACCACGCCGGGGCTGATCAACGTCGACTTCGCCGACGTCAAGGGCATCATGTCCGGCGCGGGCACCGCGCTGATGGGCATCGGCTCGGCCCGCGGCGAGGGCCGCTCGCTCAAGGCCGCCGAGATCGCCATCAACTCGCCGCTGCTGGAGGCCTCGATGGAGGGTGCGCAGGGCGTGCTGATGTCCATCGCCGGCGGCAGCGACCTGGGGCTGTTCGAGATCAACGAGGCGGCCTCGCTGGTGCAGGACGCCGCCCACCAGGACGCCAACATCATCTTCGGCACCGTGATCGACGATTCGCTGGGCGACGAGGTGCGGGTCACCGTCATCGCGGCCGGCTTCGACGCCGCCGGGCCGGGGCGCAAGCCGGTGATCGGCGGCAGCGCCGACAAGGGGGAGAAGACCGGCGGCGCGCACCGGATCGAGTCGGCCAAGGCGGGCAAGCTCACCTCAACGTTGTTCGAGCCGGTCGACGCGGTCAGCGTGCCGATCCACACCAACGGCTCGACGCTGAATATCGGCGGCGAGGACGACGACGTGGATGTGCCGCCTTTCATGCGCCGCTGA